The Gemmatimonadota bacterium genome has a segment encoding these proteins:
- a CDS encoding amidohydrolase family protein — MKVALDLTPRQLITAATLNGARTIGRERDCGTIEAGKYASLVFVRRNPLVEVANLRTVVTTVNGEVVFASGVPQE; from the coding sequence GTGAAGGTTGCCCTGGATTTGACTCCGCGACAGCTAATCACGGCCGCCACCTTAAACGGGGCACGCACGATCGGTCGTGAGCGGGACTGCGGAACGATTGAGGCCGGCAAATACGCGTCGCTGGTGTTTGTACGCCGAAACCCGCTGGTGGAGGTCGCGAACCTGCGCACCGTGGTGACGACGGTGAACGGGGAAGTAGTATTCGCGAGCGGCGTACCGCAGGAGTGA